A genome region from Triticum aestivum cultivar Chinese Spring chromosome 2B, IWGSC CS RefSeq v2.1, whole genome shotgun sequence includes the following:
- the LOC123046535 gene encoding E3 ubiquitin-protein ligase RLIM → MDEHMGRRTVGGLLFTKGGSILLFREDSSRRKAGACCSRNGCNGTRHSADKGRPMHSHREAASAAAKEAAPTPRRSQPVRKPPQGSSNPAGPCSETDNGTGEAAAPGAGRDLLARLKDRVNASRKRSLAREMSSPSSSSGGFSASSSGGGATRSSAVSRPTRRAASRIRKADEGESAGGSRRVPRRDTGGGGGARGNSDDPVMVGQRAAREQAPTEGFISGFLARYRGSLQGGSSLQDGAEDSSGYWRFDVEGSEELENYFMLSDRHRAMRMDIDGMSYEELLALGDRIGTVNTGLSEDALYKCLKRSLYTPTAPETHQDCDRKCSICQEEYSGGEEVGNMACKHYYHIACIQHWLRQKNWCPICKSVAAKTV, encoded by the exons ATGGATGAACACATGGGACGACGGACGGTCGGCGGCCTCCTCTTCACCAAGGGGGGATCCATCCTTCTCTTCAGGGAGGACAGCTCCCGCCGCAAGGCCGGCGCTTGCTGCTCGCGCAATGGCTGCAACGGCACCCGGCATTCGGCAGACAAAGGCCGGCCAATGCACAGCCACAGGGAAGCAGCTTCAGCAGCAGCCAAGGAAGCAGCACCAACCCCCCGGAGGTCACAACCTGTCAGGAAACCTCCACAGGGAAGCAGCAATCCAGCAGGGCCCTGTAGCGAAACCGACAACGGGACGGGAGAGGCGGCGGCTCCCGGTGCCGGGCGTGACCTGCTGGCGCGCCTCAAGGACAGGGTGAACGCGTCGAGGAAGCGGTCGCTGGCCAGGGAGATGAGCAGCCCATCGTCATCGTCCGGTGGATTCAGTGCCAGTTCTTCTGGTGGTGGCGCCACCCGGTCATCAGCGGTTTCGAGGCCGACGCGTCGTGCCGCTTCCAGGATAAGGAAGGCAGATGAAGGCGAAAGCGCAGGAGGTAGTCGCAGGGTGCCTAGGAGGGAcaccggtggtggcggtggtgccagGGGGAATTCGGATGACCCGGTGATGGTTGGGCAGCGGGCAGCAAGGGAGCAGGCGCCTACCGAAGGGTTCATCTCTGGGTTCTTGGCGAGGTACAGGGGTAGTCTCCAGGGAGGGTCGTCTCTGCAGGATGGCGCCGAGGACTCCAGCGGGTACTGGCGCTTTGACGTCGAGGGCAGCGAAGAG CTGGAGAACTACTTCATGCTCAGCGATCGGCACCGAGCGATGAGGATGGACATCGATGGCATGTCCTACGAG GAATTGCTCGCGTTGGGTGACCGGATCGGCACGGTGAACACCGGGCTTTCGGAGGACGCGTTGTACAAGTGCCTGAAACGAAGCCTGTACACGCCCACAGCCCCAGAGACACACCAAGACTGCGACAGAAAATGCAGCATATGCCAG GAGGAGTACTCAGGCGGTGAGGAGGTGGGGAACATGGCGTGTAAGCACTACTACCACATCGCCTGCATACAGCACTGGCTCCGGCAGAAGAACTGGTGCCCCATCTGCAAATCCGTCGCCGCCAAGACCGTCTAG